The Gloeomargarita sp. SKYB120 genomic interval TGCAACTATGTCCCACCCAAGACCTCATCCTCACCGACATTGAACCGGCTTGGCGGGGGCGGATTACCCACATCCTGCGGGAGCATGGGGTGCCCTTGCCGGATGAGCTGTCCCCCCTGCGGCAACTGGGCATGGCCTGTCCAGCGTTGCCCACCTGCGGCCTGGCGATTACCGAGTCGGAGCGGGTGTTTCCCGACCTGTTGCAGCAGATCGAAACGGTTTGGGCGGATTTGGGACTGGGCGATACACCGCTGATTGTGCGCATGACCGGTTGTCCCAACGGCTGCGCCCGTCCCTACCTGGCGGAAGTGGGCTTGGTGGGAACTTCACCGGGCTATTACCAAGTCTGGGTAGGTGCGAGTCCCAACGGCGACCGTTTAGCCCAAGTCCTGTGGGAAAAAGTCGCCCTCACCGACCTTCCCCAAGCCCTGCGACCCGTTTTCGCCTACTACAAGCAAGAGCGCTACATGGGCGAGCGGTTTGGGGACTTTTGCCAGCGGGTGGGCGTGACGCGCCTGCAGGAGTTGGTCGCTTGACCTGCTATTGTACATACAAAAATTAGGCGTCATAAAGCCGAAAAATCCCTTAAGAATGGGTTGAGCGGGTTGCCAAGGGATAACGAATCTTCCTACACTAAGGTCACGTATCACAGCGCAACCGATGACTCAGGCTCCTGCTCGTTCCCGGCGCACGCCCTACCAGCCCCAAAACCGGCGACGGATTTTGTGTGTGTTCCCCCGCTACACGCCCGCCTTTGGCACCTTTCACCACGCCTACGAACTCATGCCAGGGGTGAAAGCGTTTATGCCGCCCCAGGGGTTGCTCGTCGTGTCCGCCTACATGCCGGAGTCGTGGGACGTGCGCCTGATTGATGAAAATATCCGGCCTGTGCGGGAGTGGGAATATCGCTGGGCGGATGCGGTCATCATCAGCGGCATGCATATTCAAAAACCCCAGATTTTAGAAATCAATCGCAAGGCGCACCGCTACGGCAAGATCACGGTGTTGGGGGGGCCATCGGTGTCCGCTTGTCCGGAGTATTATCCCGATGTGGATATCTTGCATCTGGGGGAATTGGGGGATGCCACCGACGCCGTGATTGCCTATTTGGATGCCCACACCGAGCGTCCGAAAAACCAAATCATTTTCCGCACCAAAGAACGGGTGCCCCTGCACGAATTTCCCATTCCCGCCTACGAAAAATTGCCCCTGGACCGCTATTTCATTGGCAGCATCCAGTTCTCCAGCGGTTGCCCCTATCACTGCGAGTTTTGTGATATTCCCGCGTTGTATGGCAACAATCCCCGCTTGAAAACCCCCCAGCAAATCCTCGAAGAATTAGATGCGATCTTGGCATCAGGCAATCCGGGCGCCATTTACTTTGTGGATGACAATTTTGTGGGAAATCGCAAGGCGGTTATGCAACTGTTGCCCCATTTGATCGAGTGGCAGAAAAAACGGGGGTATCCGGTGCAATTTGCCTGCGAAGCCACCCTCAATCTCGCTCAAAGTCCTAAGATTCTCGCCATGATGCGGGAAGCCTATTTTTGCACAGTTTTTTGTGGGATTGAAACGCCCGAACCCGAAGCCCTGCACGCCATTTCCAAAGACCACAACTTGAGCTTGCCTATTCTTGAGGCCGTGAAAATTCTCAACAGTTATGGGCTGGAAGTGGTCTCGGGCATCATTATGGGGTTGGATACGGACACGCCGGCGACCGCTGACCGGATTTTGGAGTTTATCCGGTTGTCCAACATTCCCATGCTGACCATTAACTTGCTCTACGCCTTGCCGAAAACGCCCCTGTGGGAGCGGCTCGAAAAAGAAGGGCGCTTGATTTTTGACGAAAACCGCGAATCGAATGTGGACTTTCTCATGCCCTACGAGCAGGTGGTGGCTATGTGGCGCAAGTGCATTACCCAGGCCTACACGCCGGAATTTATTTACCAGCGCTTTGCCTATAACTTGAAGCACACCTATCCCAACCGCATTCAACCGCCCAATAGCCCCGCCCGCACCAATTGGAAAAATATCCTCAAAGGCTTGCGGCTGTTGGCCAATATCTTTGTCAAAGTGGGGCTGTTGAGCGACTACCGGGATGCGTTCTGGAAATTTGCAAAACTGGCATTGCAGCAGGGCCAAATTGAATACCTGATCAGCGCCGCGTTAGTCAGTCATCACTTAATTAAATTTGCGCGGGAGTGTGGTCAGGGGCAGCAGTCCGCCTCATTCTATTCCCAGAAAGTTCGCCACCCCGTTGCCGTCACCACCAGCTACTAACTGACGGGCTGTACCTTCTGGCTTTCAGACCCCACAATCTTGCCGCGAAAGACCACGTAGTTGTAGATGTTATAGCCAAGCACGATGGGGATCAAAAAGCCCACAAACGTCAGCATGAACACCAGCGTACTCGGGGCCGCCGCCGCTTGATAAATGGTAATGCTGGGGGGAATGATGTTGGGGAAAATGAGAAAGCCCAACCCGATAAACGACAGGGCAAAAATCAAAAACGTGTAAACGATGGGAGCCATCTCTTGCCGCAACTGCAAGCTCCGCAACAGGGCGATGATGAGCAGGAGACCCAGCACCGGAATCGCCCCAAAGATATACACCATGGGCCGGGAAAACAGCAACTCCCGTGCGGGTTCCGACAGCAGGGGCGTACTCACTGTGATAAACACAGCACCGGCCAAAGTTGTCCAAGTCGCAATCGTCGCTGTGCGGTAGTGGGTCTGTTGCAATTCGCCCGTTGTTTTCAGAATGAGATACGTCGAGCCAATCAGCACGTAACCTTGAATCAGCGTCAGGGCCACAATCACCGAGCGCCAGGTCAACCAGTCCCACGGCGTGCCGACAAAATGCCCCGCTGCGTCCACCTTGATCCCTTCAAACACCGTGCCGAGTGCAAATCCCTGTCCCAGAGCTGCCAGGAAACTCCCCACCCCAAACGCGATATTCCAGACCATCTTGTTGTCGGCGTTCTCGCGGAATTCAAAGGACACCGCCCGCAGGATCAGTCCCACCACCATGATCACCAGCGGGATATACAGGGCTTGCAGGATGGTGGCATAGGCCAGGGGAAACGCCCCAAACAGCGACCCGCCCATCAGCACCAGCCATGTTTCATTGGCATCCCACACATTGCCCAAGCTGGTCATCAAGATGCTGCGCCGTTCTTCCCCTTTCGCCGTCAGGGACAAAATTCCCACTCCCAGGTCAAACCCGTCCAGTAGCACATACAGAAACAAGAACAGGCCCAGGATGAAAAACCACACCTGCGGCAGGAAATGGGCTAATGGGTCAAGCGATGACTGCATCGGGCACCTCCCTATCCCTAAAACTTCGCTTCCGCTGGGCGTTGGTCCGGTAAATGTTGCGCCGGTTCGATAACGACAGTGGGTTGCACAGCCGCCCGGGGCGCTGGTAGCGACAAATTCGGCCCCTTGAGAATAATCTTGCGCCCAAAGTACAGCGTCATCACAAAGAACACGGCATACATCAGCATCAACCCCGACAGGGAGAACAACACCAACTGGGGCGGCAAATGGGACGCCGATTCCACCGTGCGCAATTGCCCATAGACGAGCCAAGGTTGCCGGCCCACACACCGCACAATCCAGCCCGCTTCCACCGCAATGTAGCCCAGTGGCCCAGCATACACCCACGACCAGAGCAGCCACTTGTTTTGGCTAATCGTCTCCGGCTGAAGTTTCCCGCGCCACCATTGCACCAGGGACACCGCCATCAACCCAGCGAAAAACAGCCCAATGGCAATCATGACCCGGAAGGAGTAATACACCAATCCCACCAGGCGGGGCCGGTCTTGGGGCGACCACTCCTTTAACCCCAAAATGGGCGTATCCAGCGCTGGTTTGAACTCTAGTAAATAACTCAACAGACCTGGAATTTTCAGCTCCCATGTATTCGTCTCCAACTGGTTGTTCGGCAGCGCCAGCAAGGTCCAATCGGCAGGGGTATGTGCTGGAATCGTCTCCCACAAAGCTTCCATCGCCGCCAGTTTAGTGGGCTGGTAATGATACACCTGTTCCGCGCTCCAATGCCCCAGCAGAATCTGCAATGGCGCCACAATCACCAAAACCGTCAACGCAATCTTGAACGAACGACTGAAAAACTCCGTTTCCCGCTTATTCAAGAGATACCAGGCGCTAATGCCCCCAATCACAAACAACGCCGTCTCAAACGTGGCGAAAAACATGTGCAAAAAACTGTGCAGCATAAAGGGGTTGCCAATCGCGCGGAAATAGTCTTGCACGATAAATTTGCCATTGGCAAACACTCCCCCCGCCGGCGTCTGCAACCAAGAATTGGCCGTCAAAATCCAAAACGTAGAAAGGTTCGCCCCAATCGCCACCAGAATGGTCGAAATCAGGTGAATCACCGGCGGCACCCGTTCCCAGCCAAAGACCATAATGCCTAGGAAACTGGCCTCCAGCATGAACGCCATCGTGCCTTCAAAGCCCAGCAACGTTCCAAAGAAATCCCCCACCGACTCCGAAAACGGCGCCCAGTTCAGCCCAAACTGAAATGCCATGGGCAACCCTGACGCCACCCCGATGCCAAAATTCAATAGATACAACTTCGACCAGAAACGGGCGTGGTGGTAGTAGGCCAGGTTACGGGTTTTCAGCCACAGCGCTTCCACAATGACCAGGTAAATCGCCATGCCTGTGGTTAACACCGGCCAGAGCATGTGAAAAATGGCCGTCAGGGCAAATTGCCAGCGCGAGAGCGTCACCGTATCCAGCCACGTTTCCAGCATAAATACCTAGGGAATAGTCACGAATACACTCCTGTTATAGAAGCGGGTCTGGACTTGCCCTGACGGATTACAGATTTTTTTTACGATGGTTGACGAACAGTGAATAGAGCGTTACACAGCGACGGGAGCCAACCAGTCCTGGGGTTTCAGGAATTCCTGGGTCAACTGGGCTTCGGGACTACCGGGTTCCGGCGTGTAGCAATACTCCCAGCGGGCCAAGGGGGGCATGGACATCAGGATGGACTCGGTGCGCCCGTTGGTTTGCAGCCCGAAAATCGTGCCCCGGTCATAGATGAGATTGAATTCCACATAGCGCCCGCGCCGGTAGAGTTGGAATTGCCGTTCCCGGTCGCCATAGACCATATCCCGCCGTCGTTCCACGATGGGCATATAGGCCGGCAAAAAAGCTTGGGCGCAGCTTTGCACCATGCGGAATATATCCTCCCAACTGCGGGGGGGTAGTTCACCCACTTTATTGCTGTAAATCGCCGCGTTGCCCTGGGAATGGTTCCCCCGGTACAGCAGTCCAACGCCGTCCTGGTAATCGAAGAAAATGCCGCCAATCCCGCGCGTTTCCTGACGATGCTTTAAGTAAAAGTATTCATCACACCAGCGTTTGAAAACGGGGTAATACTCGGGGTGATGGGCATCGAGCGCTTCCTTGTGTACCCGGTGAAAATGTACCGCATCCTCTCGGAACGGGTAGTAGGGCGTCAAATCCGCGCCGCCACCAAACCACCACACCGGCCCCGCTTCAAAGTAGCGATAGTTCAAATGCACCGTAGGCACGTAGGGATTGCGGGGGTGGAGCACCAGGGACGTGCCAGTGGCGTAAAACGCATGACCCTTGGCTTCGGGTCGCTGCTCCAGGATAGATGGGGGAAGCTGTTGGCCCCAGACCTCGGAAAAATTAACGCCGCCCCGTTCCAACAGCGCGCCGCCTTCCATCACCCGCGAACGACCGCCGCCCCCTTCTGGCCGCTCCCAGGTGTCCTCCCGAAACTTGCCCTTGCCATCAGCCGCTTCCAACGCTTGACAAATCTCGTCCTGCAATTGCCGTAAAAACGCGCTCACCCGTTGCCGCGCATCACTCGGCGGTAGTCCTGGCGTGGTCATGGGTCGTTCTCCTCGTCAACACTGCTCCCTACTATACCAGGAAACCAGTCACTATTGTCAACAAGCGTCGCTTATTAACAATCAACAAGTTGTTTTATTGCCAACGCGGGGTGCGCGGGCGACCAATCCCAACTGGGCGAGCAGTGCCTGGTCTTGCTGGTAGCTAGGGCAAGGGGTGGTGCGGGTGAGCATCTGGCCGTCATCGCTGGAGAAGATGGAGTTCACCCCCGCCAAGAAACACAACGCCTGTTCTGCAGGACTCAGGTGGGCGCGCCCGGCGGCGAGACGCAAATCGCTCTTGGGCATGAGAATCCGGGCGGTTGCCAGCACCCGCAGCACATCCCACAGGGGCACCGGTTCTTGATTCGCCATCGGTGTTCCCGGCACCCGCGACAGGATGTTAATGGGCACCGATTCGGGGTGGGGTTGGAGACAGGCCAACGTCGTCAGTAACTCAATCCGGTCCTGATGGGTTTCTCCCAACCCGAGAATCCCCCCGCAGCAGACCGTGATGGGCGTTTGCCGGATATGGGCGATGGTGTTCAGGCGGTCGTCGTAGGTGCGGGTGGTGATCACCTGGGGATAATACCGGCGGGACGTGTCCAGGTTGTGGTTGTAGGCGTACAAGCCCGCCTCGCTCAACCGTTGCGCCTGCTCTGGTGTCAGCATCCCCAGCGTGCAACACACTTCTAATCCCAGGTCGGTCACCCGGCGAATCATCTCCAGCACTTGGTCAAACTGTCGTCCCGGTCGCACTTCCCGCCAGGCCGCTCCCAAGCACAGCCGGCTGACGCCTTGAGCTTTGGCGCGCTGGGCAATCGCCACCACCTCTTCCACATCCATCAATGGTTGCGGGGTGATCCCGGTCTGGTAGTGAGCCGATTGGGCGCAGTAGGCGCAATCTTCGGGGCAGCCGCCGGTTTTCACCGACACCAACTTGCACACTTGCACGTCGCGGGGGGGATGGTAACGCCGGTGAACATTAGCCGCCTGAACGATTAGTTCCAGCAGGGGTTGCTCGTAAATCGCTTGCACTTCTGCCACTTGCCAGTCGTAGCGACAGTCCCGCTCCGTCGTTGTCATTCCCATTGCCTCGTAACCGGATCATCACCACTTTGCCTGGAAACTGTCCCTACGGCAATAGGCGCTGGCGCGTTTGGGAACGGGGTCGCTCCCGCACAATCTCCTGACACTCCACGGTTTGGCCGTCCTGGCTCCGCAGCAAGTAGTGCAAAGGCTTTTCCTGCAAGATTTTCCACGGCAAGGCCGCCATTTGCCCCCGCAATAACAGCCAATCCAAACAATCCCGGTCTAAGCACAGCAGCCGCACCCATCCCTGGTCACTGGACTTGGCTCCCCCAATCAGATGCAGTTGGGTACGCCGGCGCAATTGATACCAAAAACCCGTTGGTGGCACGCCACCTGGTCGTTGCAGGGAAATCAACGGGTCAGTGAGCCCCAGCGCTTGCTCGTAGTGGTAGTAGTAATGCAGGGGAACATCGGCCCGTGGCAACCTCAAATCCTCATCGAAGAAGCGCCGCGCCGCCTCCAGGTCGGACGTCATCACGGTATAGACTTTGGGGGAACTGCGCAGGAATAACCATAGGGCCGTGGCGTAGCCAACCAGCAGCAACACCATGACCCCCTGGGGCGAGAGCAACCCGTCCATGGTTACTGCAGCGGTTGGGGAGAGAGCCTGGGATTTTGGGCTGTGAGTTTCACTTCTTTAACTTCGCCTTTCTCACCCAAGGGCTGGGGTGGCCCATCGTTAATCCGCACCTGCACCTCCCCAGCGTTGCCCGCCGCTAACACCAAAGTTTCCCGCGCCGTCCAGCGTTGGGTCGCCCCAGCGCTCAAAATGCCCTCAAACACCACCTGACCGTCCGCCACCACTTGTAACCAGGATTGGCCGGTCATCTCCACCTGCACCTGGATGGCCGATGCTGGAGCTGGCGACGGTGTAACGGCGACTGGTGAGGGAGAAACCGGCATCTGGGGACTGGGTTTCGGACGAGCTGGCGTCTCTGGTGCCGGACTCAGGCTCGCCTGAGGTTTGGGCGTGGGACGCAGGAGATACGACAGCAGGCCAATGGCACCTAAAATGAGGGCAAAGTAAGTCAAATACAGATGCCAAGGCCGCAACGACGGACCACTGGGGGAACTGCTCGCAGGTAACGGCGTCACGGGCATTCCCGTGTCCAGAATCGATAAGTCCAAGTCTTCCACCTGGAGCAGCCGAGCGTATTGCCGGAGAAATCCCCGTACATAGACCGGTTCTGGCAGTTCCTGTACGTCCCCCTCCTCCAAGGCGCGCAACATCCGAGTTTGAATGTGGGTGTGTGCCGACACGTCCGCGAGCGACAAATGCTTGTCCTCCCGCACCTGGCGCAAATACTGACCTATCTCCCGCAAACGTGCTGCCTGCGCAGGGGTGTAAAGACTCACCTTCATCGCATCAACAACTTAACCGGCAGTCTTTACCCTATCTTACCCGCATCCTCGCCCGCACCGCATGGCAAAACGCCAACTCCGATGAGGTCAGCGGACGGATTTGGCCCACCGGTAGATTCCCCAGGTCAATCTTGCCAATTGCTTGCCGGTGCAACCGCACCACCGGATAACCCAGCTGGGCCGCCACACGCCGGATTTGCCGGTTCCGTCCCTCCCGCAACCGTACCTCCAACAGGGTCTGGTCTGGCCACGTTCGTAACACGCGCACTTGCGCTGGCAAGGTGGGGCGCCCGTCCAGTTCCACACCCTGTCGCCACTGGGCGAGTACGCGCGCCGACGGATGGCCAGTAACCCACACCCAGTACACCTTCCAGACGGGATGGCGAGGATGGGTCAAGGCCAAGGTTAAATCGCCGTCATTTGTGAGGAGCAAGGCGCCGGTCGTGTCGTAATCCAACCGTCCCACGGGATACAACGGCGGCAAGCCAGGGGGTAAAAAATCTCGCACGGTTGGGCGTCCTTGGGGGTCGCGACAGGTGCTGACTACACCCAGGGGTTTGTGCAGTAGGTAGTAGTACAAACCAGGGGCTGGCGGTAACGGTCGGCCTTGCACCGTAATCTGGTCCACCTGGGGGTCGCACTTTTGACCCACCTGCGCGGGTCGTCCGTTGACCCACACCTGTCCAGCTCGAATCAGAGCCTCTGCTTGCCGTCGCGCCGCGATTCCCCGTTGGGCCAGAATTTTTTGCAATCGCTCAATTGTCATCCCGTCAAACCCAGGTCCGCCAGGATGTCGGTGGCATGGGTATCGGTCTTGACGTTGGTATAAACGCGGCTGATTTTGCCCTGCGGGTCAATCACGTAGGTCACCCGCTGGCTGTAACCACCCCCATCCACATCATAGGCGCGGCTAATTGCTCCGCCCGTATCCACCAGCAGGGGAAACGGCAAGTTGTACTTCTGGGCAAACGCCTGGTGCGAGGCCTGATCGTCCTGGCTCACCCCCAACACCACCACATCGTGCTGCTGGTAAGCGGCGTAGTGGTCCCGAAATCCACAGGCCTCCTTGGTGCAACCGGGCGTGTCGTCCTTGGGATAAAAGTACAGTACCACCGTCTTGCCCGCAAAATCTGCCAGCGATACTGAACGTCCCTGCGTGTCCACTGTGCGAAAGTCAGGTGCTTGGGTTCCCACCGCCAGAGCCATGTTGCGTCTCCAATCCCTCGTCAACGCCATTGTAGCGCCTGGGGGTCGCCGCTCCCCACTGATGAGTCCCAAACCCCGATTTCATCGGCTCTTTCGTCTCTGCGCACCCCCATGACACTGATTACGATTCCTAATAAGCCGCTGAAAGTTAAGATAAATTTAAAGATGCTAATCGAATGGATGCACGACTTTCACTATACAGATTTTCCGCTCCACATCGTACTTGTCCAACCGCAAATCCCGCCAAATACGGGCAATATCGCGCGCACCTGTGCTGCAACTCGCACGCCTTTACATCTCATTGGCCCGCTGGGATTTGAATTGAGCGACCGCTACCTGAAACGCGCGGGTTTAGACTACTGGCCCTACGTCCTGTACCGCGTCTATCCCAACTGGCAAAGCTTTGTCAGTACATATCCCCAGGTGCGGGGGCGCTGGTTGGCCTTTACTCCCCAGGCCGAAACCTGCTTTTGGGACTACTCATTTCAGTGGGGAGACTGGCTATTTTTTGGGAGCGAAACCACGGGCTTGCCGGAGATTTGCCTGCAGGCATGTCATGCACAATTACGAATCCCCATGGTGGAGCCGGGAGTCCGTAGCCTGAACCTGTCCGTGAGTGTCGCCGTGGGTTTGTTTGAAGCTCGCCGCCAGCTATACCACATGAAGCGACCTTAAGTGTGTTTTCCAGAATACATATAACTTTTTTTTAATGTGAATCGGTGGCTGAGACGAGGCCATCGGCCTTCTCAGTCATAACGATTTATCATCGGGGGTTTACGGTTCACCGGGGCCACCGGCTAAATAATCAGGACAAGGGCGATGTGGTCCATGTTCCACACGTCTGGTGGTGGAGGGGTGATCGGGTGTTGGGTCCAACCGGCACGCGGGTAGCCCTCATCAGGTTCGCTCCTTGGTGCGTTTATCCTCACACCCGTTTTAGGAGGTAACTCATGCCGCAGCATGACCTAAGCCATTTTGACTGGCAGCCTCTGCAGGTTTCTTCCCAATCTAGGCCCTCGGTTACGACAACGCCGTTGCTTCGGCCTCTGGCGACATCTTCGGTTTTGACTGGCCTGGCAGCCGTGGGGGCGCTGGTCGGCCAGGGGATGGCGCTGGCCGAGGAACCCGCCGTCGCAACGGAGGGATTGCCATCGCAGCAGCAGGAAGCCGGTATGGCTGCTGTGCCAGAAGAGCTGGTGACACAACACCGCGTGCGAGCGGGAGAAACCCTGTGGCAGTTGTCGTACCTGTACCAGGTCACGGTGGAAGAGTTGGCGCGTTTCAACGGCCTGCAGCCGGATCAGGTACTAGAGGTAGGACAGGTCTTGAAGATCCCGCCTCGGTCGCTAGGACCTAATCGGGCGGAGAGTTTGCTCGAGCGGGTACGACAGCAGGCGCTGGCGCGGCAAAGGCCTTCCCTAGCAGCCATGATGGAGGCCCCGACGTTGGTGGCCCACAGTGCCCAAGAGGTTTCACCTAAACAGGCCTGGGAATACCGGGTGCAGCCAGGGGACACGTTGAGTGCAATTGCCCGTCGCTACCGGGTTTCTCTAGCGGAATTGGTGCGGTTCAACCAGTTGCGCGACCCGGATTGGCTGTACGTGGGTCAAGTCCTGCGGGTGCCAGCCACACCAGGGGTCTCCCCAGCATCGGCGGTTGCCCAGCGGCCTGTGCCGCAGGTGCTCGCGCGGCTACGAGCGCCCCGTTTGACCACGCCTCCGACGGCGCTCCCCGCTCCACCGGTCAATCCGCTACTGGGGACCGATGCGCTGGGTGAGGTGGGCAAGGCGCCGGCGCTAGATACGGATAATCTCCGGCGCCAACCGGCGGTTCAGGATTTATCGGCTATCTTGCCAAGGGTATTCCCACCCGTTTTGGATGAAGGTCCAGCGGATAACCGGCAAGCCCTGAGCCTACCGCCCATTGGAGAGGTGGATAAGTTCTTACCCAAAGACCCCACCTTTTTCCGGGGCTATATCTGGCCAGCACGAGGGGTATTGACGTCGGGGTTTGGGCCGCGCTGGGGCCGGATGCATCAGGGGATTGACATTGCCGGGCCAGTGGGAACGCCGATTGTAGCGGCGGCTTCAGGAACGGTGATCTTTGCCGGTTGGAACGCGGGCGGCTACGGCAATCTGGTGAAAATCTGGCACGACAACGGCAGCGTCACCTACTACGCCCATAACCACCGGATTCTGGTGCGGGAAAACCAGCGGGTGGAACAGGGGCAGTTGATTGCGGAGATGGGCAGTACCGGCTTTAGCACCGGTCCCCACTTGCACTTTGAAATCCGCAAGCGTGACCGGGGTCCGGTCAATCCCCTGGCGTTTTTGCCGTCGCGCCGGTGATGCCATAGGCAAATTGCAGTGAGGTTTACCGGGTCATGGGGTGTCCTATGGCCCTTTTTGTGTGGGTCAACCGCCAGCCCTTGTAAAAAAACCTATACAATTTGAAAAGTTTTAACAGTAGGTTGTCCCATGCCAACCCCTTCCGCTTCTGCTTGGTCAGCCTGGGTCCAGCGGCGGTTGCTGCTGGGCTGGGAACCAACGCCGGAGTTGCTGGCCATTCTGCTGGTGTATTTTGTGCAAGGGGTGATTGGGCTGGCACGGCTGGCGGTGAGTTTTTTCCTCAAGGATGAACTGGGACTGACGCCGGCGACGGTGGCGGCCTTAACTGGGATTGCGGCGTTGCCCTGGATGGTGAAACCGCTGCTAGGGCTAGTGGCGGACGGGTTGCCCTTGGCGGGGTACCGGCGGCGTTCCTATTTAATGC includes:
- a CDS encoding peptidoglycan DD-metalloendopeptidase family protein, which gives rise to MLRPLATSSVLTGLAAVGALVGQGMALAEEPAVATEGLPSQQQEAGMAAVPEELVTQHRVRAGETLWQLSYLYQVTVEELARFNGLQPDQVLEVGQVLKIPPRSLGPNRAESLLERVRQQALARQRPSLAAMMEAPTLVAHSAQEVSPKQAWEYRVQPGDTLSAIARRYRVSLAELVRFNQLRDPDWLYVGQVLRVPATPGVSPASAVAQRPVPQVLARLRAPRLTTPPTALPAPPVNPLLGTDALGEVGKAPALDTDNLRRQPAVQDLSAILPRVFPPVLDEGPADNRQALSLPPIGEVDKFLPKDPTFFRGYIWPARGVLTSGFGPRWGRMHQGIDIAGPVGTPIVAAASGTVIFAGWNAGGYGNLVKIWHDNGSVTYYAHNHRILVRENQRVEQGQLIAEMGSTGFSTGPHLHFEIRKRDRGPVNPLAFLPSRR